The Tenrec ecaudatus isolate mTenEca1 chromosome 12, mTenEca1.hap1, whole genome shotgun sequence genomic interval ccccgggcagcatcttgagaccaccagctggttcgagggagaaagactagagTGGCTAGGAGTGGGGTGCTGTTGGGGCTGGGGAGGActcttgaaagtaccgtggacacaAACgagcaaacaaatccatcttggaagaaacatGGGTAGAATGCTAGAGGCAAGGAAGCCACCCTCtcctcagggagagagacagacaagGCCTCCCACCCCTGTAAACAGTATTGTTAGGCAGTCAAGATACGGGCAGGGGGTGGCCCTCCCATGCCTGTGAAgggccccatagaggaggttgggaaggaatcaggcaaccattagacacccaggaaccccccccccccaccgaacTGGGCATGCTCCGTTTCAGGCTCCAAGCCaggtgggtggtacacctgggtggcccaaactaggcccaggagggcttaactcagccaatggggtcaaccaataccttcaaccacgcctccccagccagaggatgGAAATGCCCTGGCGGCAGGAAGGCCTGTCCCTCTTTTCACCCTGCTCCTGCGCCTGCTCCTGGTGCTGTGCCGCCTCTGGCCTCAGTTCGGCTCATGTGGGTGTGCCATTCCACGAGGTTGCTCGAGTCCAGTTGTGAGCCCCAGCTCATCTTCCGAGCGGCTTGGCACCCTTCCCTGAAATAGcatgtactcttttttttttttttaaacatcaccCTTGTTTTTAATATAATTTCACTGTAAATTCACATAATTGATAATGGTTGTGCTTAACAGCTGGCTTGCAACAAAATTTAAGCCAGGGTAGGTAATAAGTCAGCTCCAGCATACCAGTGGCCCCAAGCCTTAGGAGACCTTGGGATCTtggtgcccacttcctcaggagcAGAGGCAGGAAGGTCGCCTGGTATTACTGAATGTCATTTGGAATCTTtgggaggaagcaggggaaggCATCTTCAGAAAGAATGCCCTAGAGAAGCTGCCATTCTGTTCGTTTCAGTTCTGTTACAGCCCCGTCTTCCTTCTTTCCCATCTGTATGCGACAAGGACGGCCAGAACCTGAGAGGACTGCTCAGAAGACCAGAATAAGAACAGGGAAAGGGACAGGGATTGGCTGGAGCTGAAGGACACAGGTGGCTCCTGCCTCTTGGGCTCTGCCCTCGCCTCAGCTCAAGGAAAACAGACATGGTAGCGGGAGGCAGAAGCCTTTATTGCTCTGCCAACATAGTACCAATGGTAGACTCGGCCAGAGCTCCCCTGGCTCCTGTCTTCCCCGGAGGGAAGGCAGCCCCGACCCCTGGGAGAGGAGGCGTGTCCTGGGCAGGAGCGGCAGGCAGAGGCAGTTAACAGCTGCAGGGTTGGAATCTGTAAGGGACTTGGGTAGTGGAGAAGAGGTGGGGTGGTGAGGTTACCCAGTAGTGTTGATGGGGCAAGCAGAGGCTTTCCTTGCCCCATGCCCACCCTTGCCAAGAAAGTTGGGAAAGCAGGAGAGGGGGAGTCCCCTTGGGCCTCCTACTGGGTCCTTCTTGCCATCAGCATCTCCCGGATGTTGTCCTCAGTTTCCTTGACACTCCGCTCAAAGTAAGATTTTTTTCTGCTGAAACCTTCATCGTTAGAGATGAGCCTCAAGAGCGGGCATCCCACAGCATCAGGACAAGTGACTTCACTCCTCCTCCATGGAGACCTGCACTCTGTGCGGGGTTCCagttctttaattttttcttctgcAATTTTCTGTTTTTCTAGCAGCTGGTTGTGAATAACCTCCTTGGATTGAAGAATAAACATTCTTCCTACACCTTCACACATGTGAGTCTCATCGACCAAGGTCATCATCTCCGTGTCTGTAAGATGCGCATGCTTTTTCGTTCTGCTTAGCTGCTCAATCTGTATGTCTGCAAGCTTCACCTTCTGTTGGGTGTCAGTAACTTTGGCTTGAAGCTCTGTAAAGGCCTTCTTCAACTCCAGATCCACGGGAGCCGCCATCTTGGCCCACGCTGTGCGCATGCGCAGTAGGAGGGGGAGCAtgtactcttttgagactgtaaaacctgaaagtaatcccgtccttcataaaaactcaccgGGATTACAaacaggcttcagtgtgaattcttgcTCGTGCAAAGCCAAGTACCAAGTAGGACCCACTAGAGAAGTCTCACAGTTtcataaactcacagggcagttctaccttgccctccaGGCTCCCTGTCTGTCGGcaatgactagatggcagtgtgtttgtgtaCTGATATGGTCTCATTTGCATACCAAAGAAAACCCCATGCACATAACCCACTGTCAATGTCGTGGCCCcccacataggacagagtagaattgtccctgtgggtttctgaggctgtcaatattttta includes:
- the LOC142423042 gene encoding prefoldin subunit 1-like, which codes for MAAPVDLELKKAFTELQAKVTDTQQKVKLADIQIEQLSRTKKHAHLTDTEMMTLVDETHMCEGVGRMFILQSKEVIHNQLLEKQKIAEEKIKELEPRTEKKSYFERSVKETEDNIREMLMARRTQ